Proteins encoded by one window of Neptunomonas phycophila:
- a CDS encoding ParA family protein → MAKILTITNQKGGVGKTTTCVNLAASLAATKKRVLMIDLDPQGNATMGSGVDKHELEYSAYEVLTDQCEVTQAVLTGLPVGYDVIGSNGDLTAAEVELLQLPRREFRMKKALLNIADQYDFILIDNPPSLNLLTVNALAASSGVIIPMQCEYYALEGISALIGTIDKINKRLNPELRIEGILRTMFDPRMSLTKDVSNHLVEYFGDKVYRTVIPRNVRLAEAPSHGLPALLYDKNSRGSVAYLALAGELIRKTNKASTEASVPEQTEHQQATQQD, encoded by the coding sequence GTGGCAAAGATTCTAACCATTACGAACCAGAAAGGCGGCGTCGGTAAAACAACAACCTGCGTTAATCTGGCTGCTTCATTAGCTGCTACAAAGAAACGTGTCCTCATGATCGACCTTGACCCTCAAGGTAATGCCACAATGGGCAGCGGTGTCGATAAACACGAATTAGAATACTCCGCCTATGAAGTACTCACTGATCAATGTGAAGTGACACAAGCCGTATTGACAGGTTTACCTGTCGGCTATGATGTTATTGGTTCTAATGGTGATCTTACGGCAGCGGAAGTCGAGTTATTGCAATTACCTCGACGAGAGTTCCGGATGAAAAAGGCACTGTTAAATATTGCTGATCAATATGACTTCATCTTAATTGATAACCCACCGTCGCTTAACTTACTGACGGTCAATGCGTTAGCTGCTTCCTCTGGTGTCATTATTCCCATGCAGTGCGAATACTACGCGTTGGAAGGAATCAGTGCCTTAATAGGTACTATCGATAAAATCAATAAACGTTTAAACCCTGAATTACGTATAGAAGGGATTTTACGGACCATGTTTGATCCGCGAATGAGCTTAACTAAGGATGTATCAAATCATCTAGTCGAATACTTTGGCGATAAAGTGTACCGCACAGTCATCCCGCGTAATGTTCGTCTAGCTGAAGCACCATCTCATGGATTGCCAGCCTTACTTTATGATAAAAATTCTCGCGGATCGGTGGCTTATTTAGCATTGGCCGGGGAGCTTATTCGCAAAACAAACAAAGCAAGTACTGAAGCCTCTGTCCCAGAACAAACAGAACATCAGCAAGCAACGCAACAGGATTAA
- a CDS encoding ParB/RepB/Spo0J family partition protein yields MVKKRGLGRGLDALLASVNTVEEVSVESASDSDHVSSAAKDMSDGYRLMSVDVIERGRYQPRRDLEPEALEDLANSIRAQGVMQPIVIRPIEAEGRYEIIAGERRWRASQMAGLTEIPVVIKDVPDEAAIAMALIENIQRENLNPMEEAIALQRLQDEFELTQQEVADAVGKSRSAVTNLLRLMKLTSDVRMLLEHGDIEMGHARALLGLEGLKQVSAGNEVVAKGLSVRQTEELVRKWQATTPEKAPKQTQLPNPALDSIATSLSERLAAKVTINQNQKGKGKITIAYDSPEALDTLLNSLK; encoded by the coding sequence ATGGTTAAAAAAAGAGGCTTAGGTCGTGGTCTGGATGCATTATTAGCCAGCGTTAATACGGTAGAAGAAGTTTCTGTTGAGTCTGCTTCGGACAGTGATCACGTATCAAGCGCGGCTAAAGACATGAGTGATGGCTATCGTCTTATGTCTGTGGATGTCATCGAACGTGGACGTTATCAACCACGTCGAGATTTAGAACCCGAAGCCTTAGAAGATTTAGCAAACTCAATTCGTGCGCAAGGCGTTATGCAGCCAATTGTCATACGACCAATTGAAGCCGAAGGCCGTTATGAGATTATCGCGGGTGAACGCCGTTGGCGCGCTTCTCAAATGGCGGGTTTGACTGAAATACCGGTCGTGATAAAAGATGTGCCCGATGAAGCCGCTATAGCGATGGCGCTTATCGAGAACATTCAACGCGAAAATTTAAACCCAATGGAAGAAGCTATAGCGCTCCAGCGTCTGCAAGACGAGTTTGAATTGACGCAACAGGAAGTCGCCGATGCCGTCGGTAAATCTCGTTCGGCCGTAACTAACCTATTACGCTTAATGAAGCTTACCAGCGATGTTCGTATGTTACTTGAGCATGGCGATATAGAAATGGGTCATGCAAGAGCCTTGCTTGGTTTAGAAGGGCTGAAACAAGTCAGTGCAGGTAACGAAGTGGTGGCCAAAGGCTTATCCGTGCGCCAAACAGAAGAGCTAGTGCGTAAATGGCAAGCAACTACGCCTGAAAAAGCACCGAAACAAACACAATTACCCAACCCTGCTCTGGATTCTATTGCGACTAGCTTATCCGAACGCCTTGCGGCTAAGGTGACGATAAATCAAAACCAAAAAGGCAAAGGTAAAATCACGATTGCCTATGATTCGCCCGAAGCATTAGATACACTCTTGAACTCACTAAAATAA
- a CDS encoding ATP synthase subunit I, producing MNESQAIKPGKHTRETRKRAFRVLGVQAGIALIAAAIALTNGVVAGYSALLGGVIYLIPQTYFTWRALSLRNFGSARAALADMYIGEIWKMMIYLVCLGLALFFVKPISPFSIFSVLILLHLSHGFLQIKLNNRFLKL from the coding sequence GTGAACGAAAGCCAAGCCATCAAACCGGGTAAGCATACCCGTGAGACGCGAAAACGCGCTTTCAGAGTTCTCGGCGTTCAAGCTGGCATCGCGTTAATTGCCGCCGCTATCGCTCTAACAAATGGAGTCGTAGCTGGCTATTCAGCGTTGTTAGGTGGTGTCATTTATTTGATTCCACAAACCTATTTTACATGGCGCGCTTTATCGCTCCGTAATTTTGGCTCGGCACGAGCTGCACTTGCGGATATGTACATCGGTGAAATATGGAAAATGATGATTTACTTGGTTTGCTTAGGCTTAGCCTTGTTCTTCGTTAAACCGATAAGTCCATTTTCCATATTTTCAGTTTTGATTTTGCTGCATTTAAGCCATGGCTTTCTGCAGATAAAACTGAATAACCGATTCCTAAAACTTTAA
- the atpB gene encoding F0F1 ATP synthase subunit A, with amino-acid sequence MASGTITSSEYISHHLTNLTFGNHPENGWSFAHSAVEAAEMGFWAINVDTMLWSLGLGILFLWLFRKVAKNVTAGVPNGTQNFIESIVEFVDDNVKGIFHYKNAVIAPLALTIFVWIFLMNTMDLVPVDWIPYVAGQMGIHFMKVVPTTDVNATLGMAFSVFGLIVYYSIKQKGFGGFFAELAFNPLGKWLLPFNLFLEVVGLLAKPVSLALRLFGNMYAGEMIFILIALLPFWLQWILSVPWAIFHILVITLQAFIFMVLTIVYLAMAHDDH; translated from the coding sequence ATGGCTAGCGGAACTATCACATCCTCAGAATATATATCCCATCACCTTACCAATCTTACGTTTGGTAACCACCCTGAAAACGGCTGGAGCTTTGCTCATTCAGCGGTTGAAGCGGCGGAGATGGGTTTCTGGGCTATCAACGTTGACACAATGCTATGGTCGTTAGGCCTCGGTATCCTATTTTTATGGCTTTTCCGAAAAGTCGCTAAAAATGTTACTGCGGGCGTACCTAATGGCACACAAAACTTTATCGAATCGATCGTCGAGTTTGTTGACGATAACGTTAAAGGCATCTTCCACTACAAAAATGCGGTGATAGCACCGTTAGCACTGACTATCTTCGTCTGGATCTTCCTGATGAATACGATGGACCTTGTGCCTGTAGATTGGATCCCGTATGTTGCCGGCCAAATGGGCATCCACTTCATGAAAGTGGTACCTACAACTGACGTAAACGCAACATTAGGTATGGCGTTTAGCGTATTTGGCTTGATTGTTTACTACAGCATCAAACAAAAAGGGTTTGGTGGCTTCTTTGCTGAATTGGCTTTCAATCCGCTCGGTAAATGGTTACTACCATTTAACTTGTTCCTGGAAGTCGTTGGCTTGCTCGCTAAACCAGTATCACTGGCATTGCGACTGTTCGGTAACATGTATGCGGGTGAGATGATCTTTATCTTGATTGCTTTGCTGCCATTCTGGCTGCAATGGATCCTGTCGGTTCCATGGGCAATTTTCCATATTTTGGTAATCACGCTGCAGGCATTCATCTTCATGGTATTGACTATTGTTTACTTAGCAATGGCGCATGATGATCACTAA
- the atpE gene encoding F0F1 ATP synthase subunit C — protein sequence MEMATALVFLAAALMMGLAAIGAAVGIGMLGGKFLEGAARQPELVPLLRSNFFIVMGLVDAVPMIGVGLGMYLMFAVAG from the coding sequence ATGGAAATGGCTACTGCGCTAGTATTTCTGGCTGCTGCACTGATGATGGGTCTGGCTGCTATTGGTGCTGCTGTAGGTATCGGCATGCTGGGTGGTAAATTCTTGGAAGGTGCTGCACGCCAGCCGGAATTGGTTCCACTTTTGCGTTCGAACTTCTTCATCGTAATGGGTCTAGTAGATGCTGTACCTATGATCGGTGTTGGTCTTGGCATGTACCTGATGTTCGCTGTTGCGGGCTAA
- a CDS encoding F0F1 ATP synthase subunit B — translation MNINLTIIGQAIAFAIFVVFCMKYVWPPITDALAERKKKIAEGLDAAERAKRDLELAQEQAVANMRESKEQAAAIIEQANKRANQLIEEAKETARAEAERVTASAQAEIEQEVNRAKEELRSQVAVLAVAGAEKILGASVDQAAHAQLVDKLAAEL, via the coding sequence GTGAATATCAATCTAACCATCATTGGTCAGGCTATCGCTTTCGCCATCTTCGTTGTGTTCTGCATGAAATACGTGTGGCCTCCTATTACGGATGCCCTAGCAGAACGTAAAAAGAAGATAGCTGAAGGCCTTGACGCTGCAGAACGTGCTAAGCGCGATCTGGAATTGGCGCAAGAACAAGCTGTTGCAAACATGCGTGAAAGCAAAGAGCAAGCAGCCGCCATCATCGAACAGGCTAATAAGCGGGCTAACCAGTTAATCGAAGAAGCCAAAGAAACCGCACGTGCGGAAGCTGAGCGCGTAACCGCATCAGCACAGGCAGAAATCGAACAGGAAGTTAACCGTGCTAAAGAAGAACTCCGTTCACAAGTTGCTGTATTAGCAGTAGCAGGTGCAGAGAAAATTCTTGGTGCTTCGGTTGACCAAGCAGCCCACGCTCAGCTGGTTGATAAACTAGCAGCGGAGCTTTAA
- a CDS encoding F0F1 ATP synthase subunit delta, with amino-acid sequence MAELNTVARPYTKAAFEFANDKGALDQWSAMLATLSGVAADSDMAKILSNPSLSSEQKAGTLISVCEDYLDESGKNLIHLLAENDRLALLPEMSKQFEQLKAVLQQSVDIEVTTAYELDEQQQQKLTQALSAKLGRDVKMTTEVDQTILGGVVIRTQDLVIDGSVRARLAKLAEALNS; translated from the coding sequence ATGGCTGAACTCAATACAGTCGCTCGTCCTTACACGAAAGCTGCCTTCGAATTTGCGAATGACAAAGGTGCTTTGGATCAGTGGTCCGCGATGCTTGCAACACTGAGTGGTGTTGCAGCAGACAGCGATATGGCTAAGATTCTAAGCAACCCATCGCTTAGCAGTGAACAGAAAGCGGGTACGCTCATTTCTGTCTGTGAAGATTACTTAGATGAGTCAGGCAAAAACCTGATTCACTTACTCGCAGAAAATGATCGTCTCGCTCTGTTACCTGAAATGAGCAAGCAATTCGAGCAGCTCAAAGCTGTTCTACAGCAGTCTGTCGATATTGAAGTGACAACTGCCTACGAACTGGATGAGCAGCAGCAACAGAAATTAACTCAGGCTCTCAGCGCTAAGCTGGGTCGTGATGTGAAAATGACAACTGAAGTGGATCAAACCATTTTGGGTGGTGTTGTAATTCGCACGCAAGACCTGGTAATCGACGGCTCAGTTCGCGCCCGTTTGGCGAAGCTGGCTGAAGCTCTGAATTCCTGA
- the atpA gene encoding F0F1 ATP synthase subunit alpha — protein MQQLNPSEISEILKKRIEKLDVTSEARNEGTIVSVSDGIILIHGLADVMYGEMIEFPGGVYGMALNLERDSVGAVVLGDYQNLVEGMTARCTGRILEVPVGPELRGRVVDALGNPIDGKGPIESKLSDAVEKVAPGVIDRQSVDQPVQTGLKAIDAMVPVGRGQRELIIGDRQIGKTAIAIDAIINQKDTGVTCIYVAVGQKQSTIANVVRKLEEHGAMDHTIVVAAGAADPAAMQFLAPYTGCTMGEYFRDRGEDGLIVYDDLTKQAWAYRQISLLLRRPPGREAYPGDVFYLHSRLLERSARVNADYVEKFTNGEVKGKTGSLTALPVIETQGGDVSAFVPTNVISITDGQIFLETSLFNSGVRPAINAGLSVSRVGGAAQTKIIKKLGGGVRLALAQYRELAAFAQFASDLDDATRAQLEHGQAVTELMKQKQYTPMSVGEMGLSLFAANEGFLKDVELNKILDFEAALISFFNSEYADLMDSINKSGNFNDEIASQFKAGIEKFKSTQTW, from the coding sequence ATGCAGCAACTGAATCCATCTGAGATCAGCGAGATTCTCAAGAAGCGCATCGAAAAACTGGATGTGACTTCTGAAGCCCGAAACGAGGGCACTATCGTCAGCGTATCCGATGGTATCATTCTGATCCACGGTCTAGCTGACGTTATGTACGGGGAAATGATTGAATTCCCTGGCGGTGTTTACGGAATGGCACTCAACCTAGAGCGCGATTCAGTCGGTGCCGTAGTATTGGGTGATTACCAGAACTTGGTAGAAGGCATGACGGCTCGTTGTACTGGCCGTATCCTTGAAGTACCAGTTGGCCCTGAACTACGTGGCCGCGTTGTTGACGCACTGGGTAACCCGATTGATGGCAAAGGCCCAATCGAATCTAAATTGTCTGACGCTGTTGAAAAAGTAGCGCCAGGCGTTATCGATCGTCAATCAGTTGATCAGCCTGTACAAACAGGTCTGAAAGCGATTGATGCGATGGTACCAGTAGGCCGTGGCCAGCGTGAGCTGATCATCGGTGACCGTCAGATCGGTAAAACAGCTATTGCAATCGATGCAATCATCAACCAAAAAGATACCGGCGTGACTTGTATCTATGTTGCGGTTGGTCAGAAGCAATCGACTATTGCAAACGTAGTACGCAAACTGGAAGAGCACGGCGCAATGGATCACACCATTGTTGTTGCGGCTGGCGCAGCTGATCCTGCAGCAATGCAGTTCTTGGCTCCGTACACAGGTTGTACTATGGGTGAATACTTCCGTGACCGTGGTGAAGATGGCCTGATCGTATACGATGACTTGACTAAACAAGCCTGGGCATACCGTCAGATCTCACTATTGTTACGTCGTCCACCGGGTCGTGAAGCATACCCTGGTGACGTATTCTACTTGCACTCTCGTCTACTTGAGCGTTCAGCACGTGTAAACGCTGATTACGTTGAAAAGTTCACGAACGGTGAAGTAAAAGGTAAAACAGGTTCTTTGACTGCTCTACCAGTTATCGAAACCCAAGGCGGTGACGTTTCTGCATTCGTACCGACTAACGTAATCTCCATCACTGATGGTCAGATCTTCCTGGAAACTAGCCTGTTTAACTCAGGTGTACGTCCAGCGATCAACGCTGGTTTGTCTGTATCCCGTGTAGGTGGTGCGGCACAAACTAAGATCATCAAGAAGTTAGGTGGTGGTGTTCGTTTGGCATTGGCACAGTATCGTGAATTGGCAGCTTTCGCTCAGTTCGCATCTGACCTAGATGACGCGACACGCGCTCAGCTAGAACACGGTCAGGCTGTTACTGAGTTAATGAAGCAGAAGCAGTACACACCTATGTCTGTTGGCGAAATGGGCTTGTCTCTATTCGCAGCAAACGAAGGTTTCTTGAAAGATGTTGAACTGAACAAGATCCTGGATTTTGAAGCAGCACTTATCTCATTCTTTAACAGCGAATACGCTGACCTGATGGACTCTATTAATAAGTCAGGTAACTTTAACGATGAGATCGCTTCACAATTTAAAGCGGGTATCGAGAAGTTCAAGTCAACTCAAACTTGGTAA
- the atpG gene encoding F0F1 ATP synthase subunit gamma, producing MAVGKEIKTQIASIGSTRKITSAMEMVAASKMRKAQDRMQSSRPYARSIRGVIQHLAKSNPEYKHLYMQEREVKRVGYIIVTSDRGLCGGLNVNVFKKAVQSMKEYNDRGVEVDICALGSKAITFFKSYGGNVVAAKNQLGDTPEIADLIGSVKLMLDSFAEGKVDRLYIVGNEFVNTMTQTPFVEQVLPLKAEDDDKLMNHHWDYLYEPDAKALLESLLRRYVESQVYQAVVENNACEQAARMLAMKNATDNAGDLIDELQMVYNKARQAAITQEISEIVSGAAAV from the coding sequence ATGGCAGTCGGAAAAGAGATAAAGACGCAAATAGCGAGCATCGGCAGCACACGCAAAATTACTAGCGCTATGGAAATGGTAGCTGCAAGTAAGATGCGTAAGGCTCAAGATCGCATGCAGTCTTCCCGCCCGTACGCTCGCAGTATCCGTGGTGTTATTCAGCATTTGGCTAAATCAAATCCTGAATACAAGCACCTTTACATGCAAGAACGTGAGGTTAAGCGTGTTGGTTACATTATTGTAACGAGCGATCGCGGCCTGTGTGGCGGTTTGAACGTTAACGTGTTCAAAAAAGCCGTTCAAAGCATGAAAGAATATAACGATCGCGGTGTTGAGGTAGATATCTGTGCCTTAGGATCAAAAGCGATTACTTTTTTCAAAAGCTACGGTGGTAACGTTGTTGCTGCTAAAAACCAACTGGGCGATACGCCAGAGATTGCTGACTTAATTGGTTCAGTAAAATTGATGTTGGATAGCTTTGCCGAAGGTAAAGTGGACCGTTTGTACATTGTTGGTAACGAATTTGTTAACACAATGACGCAAACTCCATTCGTTGAACAGGTGCTGCCACTGAAGGCAGAAGACGACGACAAGCTGATGAATCATCATTGGGACTATTTGTACGAACCAGACGCGAAAGCATTGTTAGAATCTCTGCTTAGACGTTATGTCGAGTCTCAAGTGTATCAAGCAGTTGTTGAAAATAACGCCTGCGAGCAGGCCGCGCGTATGTTAGCAATGAAAAATGCGACAGATAACGCTGGTGACCTTATTGACGAGTTACAAATGGTTTACAACAAAGCTCGTCAAGCTGCGATTACTCAGGAAATTTCTGAGATCGTTTCAGGTGCTGCGGCTGTTTAA
- the atpD gene encoding F0F1 ATP synthase subunit beta, protein MSSGQIVQIIGAVVDVEFPRDSVPKIYDALTVSKSGLTLEVQQQLGDGVIRAIAMGQTEGLSRGLEVANTGAPVSVPVGTATLGRIMDVLGNPIDEAGPIGEEERMPIHRKAPSYADQAASNELLETGIKVIDLVCPFAKGGKVGLFGGAGVGKTVNMMELIRNIAIEHSGFSVFAGVGERTREGNDFYYEMKESNVLDKVSLVYGQMNEPPGNRLRVALTGLTMAEKFRDEGRDVLLFVDNIYRYTLAGTEVSALLGRMPSAVGYQPTLAEEMGVLQERITSTKTGSITSIQAVYVPADDLTDPSPATTFSHLDATVVLSRQIAELGIYPAIDPLDSTSRQLDPLVIGTEHYETARQVQNVLQRYKELKDIIAILGMDELSEEDKQVVTRARKIQRFLSQPFFVAEVFTGAPGKYVSLKDTIRGFKGILAGEYDSLPEQAFYMVGGIDEAIEKAKSM, encoded by the coding sequence ATGAGTAGCGGACAAATTGTTCAGATTATCGGCGCGGTAGTCGACGTGGAATTCCCACGTGACAGCGTACCGAAAATTTATGACGCGCTGACCGTATCAAAATCCGGTCTAACGCTAGAAGTTCAGCAGCAGCTGGGTGATGGTGTTATACGTGCGATCGCTATGGGTCAGACTGAAGGTCTGAGCCGTGGTTTAGAAGTAGCAAATACTGGCGCTCCAGTTTCTGTACCAGTAGGTACAGCAACACTGGGTCGTATCATGGACGTGCTGGGTAACCCAATTGATGAAGCGGGCCCTATTGGTGAAGAAGAGCGTATGCCTATTCACCGTAAAGCACCGTCTTACGCTGACCAAGCAGCATCTAACGAGCTGTTAGAAACAGGCATCAAGGTAATCGACCTTGTATGTCCGTTCGCGAAGGGTGGTAAAGTTGGTCTGTTCGGTGGTGCCGGTGTAGGTAAAACCGTTAACATGATGGAGCTTATCCGTAACATCGCGATCGAGCACTCTGGTTTCTCTGTATTCGCAGGTGTTGGTGAGCGTACTCGTGAAGGTAACGATTTCTACTACGAGATGAAAGAGTCCAACGTATTGGACAAAGTATCTCTCGTATACGGTCAGATGAACGAGCCACCGGGTAACCGTTTACGTGTTGCTTTGACTGGCTTGACGATGGCTGAGAAATTCCGTGACGAAGGTCGTGACGTACTGTTGTTCGTCGATAACATCTATCGTTACACATTGGCAGGTACTGAGGTATCAGCGTTGCTAGGCCGTATGCCTTCAGCGGTAGGTTACCAGCCAACGTTGGCAGAAGAGATGGGTGTTCTTCAAGAACGTATCACCTCGACTAAAACTGGCTCTATCACTTCTATCCAAGCGGTATACGTACCTGCGGATGACTTGACTGACCCATCGCCAGCAACAACGTTCTCTCACTTGGATGCAACGGTTGTATTGTCTCGTCAAATCGCTGAGCTAGGTATCTACCCTGCGATCGACCCACTTGACTCTACATCTCGTCAGCTAGATCCATTAGTGATTGGTACTGAGCACTACGAGACTGCTCGTCAGGTTCAGAACGTATTACAGCGTTACAAAGAGTTGAAAGACATCATTGCGATCCTAGGTATGGACGAGTTGTCTGAAGAAGATAAGCAAGTGGTAACACGTGCTCGTAAGATTCAGCGTTTCTTGTCTCAGCCGTTCTTCGTAGCTGAAGTCTTCACGGGTGCGCCAGGTAAGTACGTTTCTCTGAAAGACACTATCCGTGGATTTAAAGGCATTTTGGCTGGTGAGTACGATTCACTACCAGAACAAGCTTTCTACATGGTTGGTGGCATCGACGAAGCGATCGAAAAAGCCAAGAGCATGTAA
- a CDS encoding F0F1 ATP synthase subunit epsilon, with protein sequence MAMTVHCDIVSAEEEIFSGLIEFVSVTGSLGDLGVYPGHAPLLTELKPGPVELRKQGGEKDIFYVSGGFLEVQPHKVIVLADTALYGADLDEAAAKEAKKHAEEAMADKQSDFEYGRAAAQLAESAAQLRTIQEIRAKLGR encoded by the coding sequence ATGGCTATGACTGTTCATTGCGATATCGTAAGCGCTGAAGAAGAGATCTTCTCAGGTCTAATCGAGTTCGTATCAGTAACAGGTAGCCTGGGTGACTTGGGTGTATACCCAGGTCACGCTCCGCTTCTAACGGAACTGAAACCAGGCCCTGTCGAACTGCGTAAGCAGGGCGGCGAAAAGGATATCTTTTACGTTTCTGGTGGCTTTTTAGAAGTACAGCCACATAAAGTAATCGTTTTAGCTGATACTGCATTGTATGGTGCAGACTTGGATGAAGCGGCTGCAAAAGAAGCGAAGAAGCACGCTGAAGAAGCAATGGCTGATAAGCAGAGTGACTTTGAATATGGTCGCGCTGCTGCTCAACTTGCAGAATCAGCCGCTCAGTTGCGTACGATCCAAGAGATTCGTGCAAAACTAGGTAGGTAA
- a CDS encoding TrmB family transcriptional regulator encodes MNIKALEQLGLEHREIQIYRALLELGASPIRAIAEKAGINRGTTYDCLKNLLQKGLVSYLPKGKRRLFSPRDPSVLMQLAEQRQLELEQAVHQLKTSIIPELNHLKPELRISDVQFYEGDDGIEFVLRDILSSVSASSQRHYSVFSSRPIRSHLYRPFPNYTAQRVAKGISVSVIAIGEGGEDADLSERKWIKTSDKADAAYIAIYPPKCAIISLANNNYPTAVVIDSQEVAATQQIIFDTLWQLL; translated from the coding sequence ATGAACATTAAAGCATTGGAACAACTCGGTCTTGAACATCGAGAAATACAGATATATCGAGCCCTTTTAGAGTTAGGCGCTAGCCCCATACGTGCCATTGCTGAAAAAGCGGGTATTAATCGAGGGACTACATACGATTGCCTCAAAAACTTGTTACAAAAAGGCTTAGTGAGTTATCTACCCAAAGGGAAACGCCGTTTATTTTCCCCACGTGATCCCTCAGTGCTCATGCAGCTAGCAGAACAGCGCCAATTAGAGCTTGAGCAGGCGGTACACCAATTAAAGACCAGTATTATCCCAGAACTTAACCATCTAAAACCTGAATTACGTATCTCCGATGTACAATTTTATGAAGGCGATGATGGTATTGAATTTGTACTACGCGATATTTTAAGCAGCGTGTCAGCTTCGAGCCAACGGCATTATTCCGTTTTTTCGTCCCGCCCTATTCGCTCACACTTGTATCGTCCTTTTCCTAACTACACAGCTCAACGTGTAGCAAAGGGGATATCAGTCAGTGTTATAGCGATTGGCGAAGGTGGTGAAGATGCCGATTTGTCAGAACGAAAGTGGATAAAAACATCCGATAAAGCCGATGCCGCTTATATAGCCATTTATCCGCCCAAGTGTGCAATTATCTCGTTAGCGAATAATAACTACCCTACCGCTGTTGTGATTGATTCGCAGGAAGTAGCCGCCACTCAACAAATTATCTTTGATACGCTATGGCAACTTTTATAA